The genomic stretch ACTCTGGGTAGAAGTATCGTAACTGGATACAGAGTAGGCCAGGGAGCTTGGACATAAGTTTAACCTTATTTTTTGTTGCCAAAACTACAGAATATCTGTCAGGGCTGggcaataattcaataatattataataatatgtatGTTGTCTAAATTAACGATTCAGAGCAAACTGCAATTAGAAACTACACATAAGAAGAGTTTGGTTGATTGTTTTGAACATCAATTTAATTATGTaatatgtgattttgcatacTTTTGtcatattgtgatatatattGATATCTGAAAATATTCAATATCTTCAACCATATTACCCAACTTTAATATCTGGTGAGTAAATCTGCAGGATTATGCTTACTCAAATGCCTGACTTTTTAATGCAAACATGACCCCAAGTTGTCAGAATTGTAATGGTGTTACAGTGGGCTAAACAGCTGATTCATTTTGCAGTTgatcaattaattcattaaaaatttGGTAATCAATCAAATCTTGACATAAATTGAATATTCAAAGTTTTTTTGGCTGGTGGTCAGATTAAGTAAGGAATATTACCTCTAAGCATTTCTCACTTTGAGTTCCATGTTTTGCAagtgttttgtgttcatttaGCCATTGTATTACTccaaaatcaattaatctaaAATGTGGtcgatttattgattgctgatagttgcagccctaaatatGGCTATGGATATAAGGTAAGCTGTCATTATAATATCAGTATCTATAACGAAGTTGCCATcgtttatatttcattattcaacactgtattaatttaaaatgttatcacaTGAATGTCAAgctaaagttattacaatgcACTATTTTTGATGTTTCATGCCTTAAAATTCCCAATTCATCCCCACACACTCCCTCCTGTCTTCCCCCAGGCTGACACACGCACATTCAcagaaacgcacacacacacacacaggcgtgAACTAATGGCAACCGCGATCAATCACTGTTCCGCACCGTCGCTTCCCGTTACTGATGGACTGACCCACATCTGTTCATCTACCTCGGTTGCTGTGAATTCCTGACAGTTTTGATCTTAATTTTAACCAGCCGTTTTATGTCTAGGGACCTAACAAATTGATTAACACGCCGGTGTACAACCAACATCAATTATCTGTTCAAAGTTACCCAGCAGCgggaaaaatattaatttttttaggCAGGTTTCGGCTACGAGTCAGTTTATTATCCTCAACTGGGGGTCCGCTCCAACTGACCACTTGGTTAGCTAGCTTGTGTCCAGTGGTCGAGTTCTTAGTTTGGACAAATGAGACAATAGTCAACATAAATAGCCCCACAAATTTCCCCTTTTAGATAAAAGATATTATTAGTCGTTGTAAAAAGTATCATATGGCCCTCACCAGCACTTGAAATATTAGAAGAAATCAGCCAGTCCGCATGTCCCGTTAGATACTCCTATTAGCTCTTCCATCCTGTGTCCCCCAGCGCGTCTGGCCACTCCGGGGGAAAATCCTTTGAGGACGGGGTCGCGCCCACCGGCGACATCTACCAATCAAATATCCAAGCAGGGGCTTTAACACATGATGGGCGTCCATATCAACCAATGGCATCTCTCAAATGGAATGAGTGACAGGAAGACTCCCCAGCTCGGTAGCGGTGTTGCGAATGGAGGAGGCGGGGCTATGGTTAGGCGTTGCTGAAGAGCTTAacgggtgtttttttttttacgcaaCTGGGTCCCATTCCTTGTCAAATTTATAAGGTTTTAAATTCATCTTGGGGCCTGTGGGGACTTTGTAGACACGAAAACCTACTTTAATAACGAGCAACAGCAAACAATTGCGAGCTAGAAAGGTTTTTAGGGGGGTTGTAACATGCTTCAGGCAGTGATGCTAAGAATGAGCTGGGATACTATTGTGTAACAGACTGAAATAGCTGGACCAGCATCCTGCAGGAAGAGGTTCAGTGAGAGGACTTGCTACACTTCGATCTGTGCTTTACTCTCCCAGGTGTGTTTGTAGACAAAAACAGTCTGAGGGAGATCAGAAGCAGAGAGTCATCAAAGCAGGGACAGGGAGTAGAGAATAGTCTTTAGACTGGGTTTAGTGCATTAGAAAGGGAAAGGGAGTTTCAGTATTTGTTATACAGCTGTAAGTTTAACATATAATTGGTTTATCCATGAATACCAAAGCACACATGTATGTGACTAAGAATAAAGTGGGGCAGTTTAGACAGAAACAACTATGTTGGCATACTTTGGCTTCACAGCCGTGTATTACTTTTTGTTCCATGTTTGAGATTCTGAGAATGTGACAGAAATACTGTAGACAATTTCAGATGATTGTCGTTTTTCAAGcgaaaatgccaaatattctctggttacagattctcaaatgtgactatttgctatttttatgttttatatgattAGAAATCGAATATTTGTAGATTTTGGTCTGTTGAGCGGACGACACCTTGAGCTATGGGAAATTGtaactgccttttttcactattttctgatgttttatagacaaaactTATCGCAGCCCgatttcatacagtatatttctttaAGTGAACATTAAGCTTCAAGTCTGCTGTCTTAAACAGCATATCAAAGGGTTATTATAAGTTAAGGacaatgaaatagaaaaatgacCATTTGAGCTTTCTGTGGCAGTGTGTTTTTTCACAGGCGCAAAGATTAATATCACCATTAAAAACTTCTTCCAGCAATGTTATACTTATTTCCTGCCAGCTAATACGATTTCTATGAATTCTTGAGAAATAGTTAGCAGCTCTAGCTTTGTGAAGTAGAAATggcaaaagaaagaagaaagataaAAGATGTCATCAAAAGGTGAATACTTGCAAGTTTGCATCACTCATCAGCTGTTTGCACATACACAGTGCCAAAATAGCAACAATATTAATGTTTCCACTTTTATTGTCAGGATACTTGCttcatgtaaaatatttcaatacaatacagtacaatacatgTTCCATCTGCCGTCCTCCATGCGATTGATTGGTTTTGTCATCATGTTGTAAGGTTTGCCCACAGCATACAGCAGCTGAGCGCTCAGCAAGCTGCTTTGCCACTCCTACcatgaaaacaaaaccatgAAAACAGATTAAATTATAAACTACTAAAATCTTTTTTGTCCTTTCTCAAAACCCTCAATGCCACAGCTGTGGGGGCTCCACATCCTCCCTGCATGCTTCACAGCAGCTCAGTTCAGTCCTCAGCTGAGGCCCTCAcagggccacacacacacacacacacacacacacacaaaatagacagacagacagatgagcaCAGTCGGACAGGGAATCTGTCACCGCTGGCAGTCACATAGCAGCTTACAGTCTCATCCAAGCTTCGACGGGAAGAGGGTAGGGCGTAGGTGGAGGTGTGGAGACAGGTGGagaagaagaggggaggagatgACACAACAAATTAACATGTGTCCCCCCCAAACCAAGCTGCTGGCTGGTTTAATTATGtctgagaaacagaaacaggttGGATTCCATCATAGTATCCATTCTTCACATCCTCCCACCTTGTGTTTCACCCATCAGGTTTTGGTCTATAGCGGTGTTTCTAACACTGGGGTTATGGTGCGATATCTTGAGGAAGTGTTGATTGTTGTCATTCTGACCGAACAGACTGCTGCAGACAAGGTGTCCtctgtggggtgggggggtgggggtttgTTGCCTTGGACATCCCCACATCCCTCAGTACATTCGTTCAGGTGGGCATGgtgagggctgtgtgtgtgtgtgtgtgtgtgagtgtgggagGGGTGTCTCAGTAGCGGTGCGTCTGGTGGGAGTACTGGGGTGGCTGTTGGGAGGTAGAGGAATATCCCATGCTGCTTTGGGGCAGTGATGTGCTTGGTCCAGGGTTCTGGTAGGCAGCATGTGGATTGGAGCGCTGCagggaggaagaaaacaaaaagataatCATTAAACACTATTAACTACACACTTTGGTTCGGCCTCAAAACTTTGCCTGACTTTGTACGTTAATGCCCTCTTGGTTTAAAGGTTTACAGGTTAATTTGGAGGTTGTGACATGAGGCACGGACATGCCAAGCTaacatgagagagaaaaacagtagctatgttttcattcaactgtcaatcaaacatttataaacatgcaaaaaatgaaacatggaaCAAATAAGGTCTGATTACTGCGTTGCGTGCATATAGGAGGGAAAACATGTAGGTGGCAGTAACACACCATTACACTGCATGCCAGCTGGTTAATCACATGGACTAGACGTAGTCCTAACTGTGTTActtacagaaaaataatgataagAATAATCAAGTCAATGTGACAATGTTATAAATTAACCAATTGTCATAGTTCCTTTTACGCAAGTTACAGATTTCCATATTTCATTCTGTCTGGGACTGCAGTATGGGTGAATAAAACAGCTGACTTTGATCTTTCTATgacaatttatttgaaaaatgcatttcCATTAAAATTTTGTGTATAAATTGTTTATCATAAAAGCAAAATCTACCTTGAGTGAACATATATTGCAATACTTAACTTCATAATCTCAGAAATCACAGAAACATGAGAATGACTGTGAGTGAGAGCGAGAGTGAGAGACCTACCTGGTAGTCTGAGGTCATGATGAGGCCACCTGAGGTAGTGGTGGGCGGGACAACTCGCACTTTTTTTAGAGGCGGGCCCTGGGCGTGGCTGTTGTCAGGGTTGCCAGTGTGCCCTGCCCCATTCGTGTGGTTGTTtccctgttgctgctgctggtttttCTAATAgtcaataaaagaaataaaaaaataactattgtACATGTGTACAATGTATATGATCTTCAGCCCTATTGTGTATGTACTACCTCTTTGCAATGTTTCCCTTTACCTTTCTGTATATATTCATGCTGAACGACTGTAGTGTTCTTACTTTGTCTGCCTTGTCCTCTGGCTCCTCCTCTGTCAGGAACTCTCTCTTGGGGTAGGGAATCTGGCAGCCTGCAAACACACTGGAGAAAAATGCAAAGATGCTTGTCAACTTCAAACATTTATTCCCATGACTCGGAGCTAATTAGCTAAGGGACCTGTTCAACATGGTAGATGTCCCTAGGACATGTGACTGAAGCTAAGGAGTAGCACAAGATAGATATACTGGATGCAGACTGTATGTATAGGTGTGTGTTGTGACTTACTCAGAGGTGGGCAGGGGCTCCTCCAAAAAGTATGGGTCCTGCATGGCCTGCTCAGATGTGATTCTACGGATGGGGTCCATGGTCAGCAGCTTCTGCAGCTTTAATGAATTGCATACAATGTTACCCTCAAACGAGAAACCATTAATAGAAGTGGCGTAATGACAAAGCACACTTCATTTATCATGGAGAACCACACTATAGCTGCACGGTTGTCCTGGATTTAACATAATAATGGTCCTATAATATCTATAAGTTACGCAACTTACATGCAATTTCCCTATTACTGAGGCATTTTAACTCACCAAGTGGAATGCTTTGCTGTCTGGTTTGACTTTATGTTTTTCCATGTACTTTAtaaggctgcagtttgtgtatCTGTGATAGAGAAGGAGCAAATTATATCAATATCATGCCTTCAGAGCATTTACCCTATACAAGAACATGCAGAGCTATTACATGGTTCAGTCAGAATTGCGTACAacactcaaaaatgtatttttgccaGCAGAGATGGCactttgctgactttgtttCTGATCTTTAAGAAAACTAGGACAGTGGTGCTCTGCAGACTCACGTGTTCCTCCTAAAGTCTTTCATAAGCGTGGAGTGTTCTGGCATCTTTTTGATGTCCTCCCAGTCTTTATCTGTCAAATGAGGAAAAGACAGGATTACACCATGTcacaccctccctcccttcaaGAACAGATTATTACGGTTGTAGTGTCTGGATTACAATCTTTAAAGCACAAATGGTCTTGATTTCCCCACAACAACCCCTTACTACAAGTTAACAAGAGCTTATTGAGCTTTggtttggacttttttttttgcaaaactgaaaatgacttGCTCATCTGCAAGTTTTTATACATTCACATCAATTATCTCTaagcttttaaataaaaaagtccATAACTTTAATTGCCAAACATTGCAAATTGATTGTATAATTTGCCCCAAGGCAAAATTTGTAAGGCTTGGTTTCCTGgaatcaaaacaaaatcctTCAGACAGACTGGTGGTGAATTACACAACCAGAGCAACAGAGATGGTAGAAGGGGAAGAAAAGATCAGAAGCAGCTTAAGTGAACTGAAAAATATAGGCCCAAATGTAGCCCTGCAAGTAAAAGTTTCTATGTTTGTGACTTGGCTTCATCTATCGTGTTAGTGGATTGATGTTCTGAGCCCACAGACCACATTACTGCCTCAAGAAAAAGGAGCAAGGAAAGACCAAGGAAATAATCTGCCTATGCTAGGAACGGAAAATACTCATCTTTCCAAAGCAAATTTCCATTGAAAAGGTAACACTGGCACTTTGGTATAATAACAGCTGAACAGCATTAATATACAAACATTGTTTGGAAAATTGGAAGTccttatttttcttaatgtcatAATTAATACATCCCCTTTTGAAGCAATTCAGGTGTATCATTAACAAATAAGCACGTAATTAGTGATTTCAAATGGAGTATTTTCCCCTAAAGTCTGGCAGCACTGGACTCTCACCAGCAGGGAAGCCCATGACGTTAAAGATGCGGTCCAGTTGGTCGTGGTGGTAAGGGTTACTGGTCTTTATGTCCTCCTGGCGACAGTGAAATATGGGCTCAgacgtcagcagctctgcaaaGATGCAGCCAATCGCCCAGATGTctgaaagaaaagcagagcaCACACTAACTTAAGCTTTCACTAAAGTCAGTAGAAGTGGTTGCACATGTTCACACATGGGAAGCTGCACAGACGGATGGTGTTGCACAATTCTCACCGATGGCTTTGGTGTAGTGCCGAGCCCCCAGCAGTAGTTCAGGTGCTCTGTACCAGAAGGTGACCACCACAGGGTCGAGATCGGCTAAAGGCTTCAGCGGTGAATTGAAGAGACGGGCAAACCCCATGTCCGCTGCAGGATAGCCATTATAGTCAGTAAAGTGCTAGCAAACTGAAGCAATAAATGACTTAACGTTTTAAAAAGGAGACATTATACATACCAATCTTTACTCTACCCCTCTCTGGCCCTTCCCCCATCACTAAAATATTAGCTGGTTTCTGAGGGGGgacaagagacagaaacataatTGTAAACATGTTGCCacaattcaattattttttttaaatgacaacaaATCAACTGAGATGCATTCAGATTAGGTTGGCCCAGTTACTGAACTACAGTCCTGTACATGGTGTGTAATCAAAACTTTTTGttgctgccctctagtggacaAATAAACCCATTGCATCCCACAAGAGAGAAGGTCTACCATTTCCATCTCATTTTATAAGTCAGTGGATTTGAATGGCAGATAATTTGGCATTCAAATTGAACTGCTAAAATCTGTAAACAAATTAGACTACTTTGAGAGTATTTATACGTTCGTATTTTGCAGAACCAATAACTACAATTatctaaaattaaaattcagcTTTTATGGAATAACCTTCCACCAAAACAACTATTATAGAACAAGTGTATACAGGCAAACAAGGTTGACATAAACCTGTTTATAAATAATCATTAATCTACATACAAAAATCAGTTAATACATGTGCAAACAGGTCATTATGAGCCATAACTAAACACATGCAGACTGACACAGCTTCACATGCCTTTGACTTGATTCTCTGCCCAATAACAATCTTCCGATCTCTCATCAACTGTTGCCTAGTTTTCCCTTCTACctaaatattttctctctcccactcccctcccctcccctcctctcctctcctcccctcccctccccaaTCCTCTTACAAGGTCTCTGTGGAGGACCCAGTTGGCATGGAGGTAATGGATGCCATCCAGGATCTGGTAGAGCAGAGACTTGACCATTCCTCTAGGAAGCTGAAGTGGCTTCTTGTTGGCCTTGGAGGCTCTGTGGAACTTAATAATGTgctacagaaagacaagataATAGTAATTGTGGTGTGTGCACACATGATGACTGAAATCCCTCATTTTGTGTCCTTTTCTATGTTTGTGTGGTCACAAATGTAAGTTTATGCTACAGGCAAGATGAGTAAGGCTGATGTTTGTGGCATGTGTTTCCACTTCCTTTGGAGGGGAATGTCAGTGATGCAGCTTTGTGGCAGAAAAAGGCATTTTAACTCAGTTCTGATACCCTGCCAACTGTAATGCAGCAGAGGTTTGACTATCAAATGTAGAATACTTCTTggtgtatgttttttaatgtgactTCACAATGCATAATTAGCACCATTTAGAGTGGTGGCTAATAGTGAATGTGAGTGTATATGCATCAGCACTATGagtcattttgtatttgtgaatGTCTGTGCTGTGGGAAATGTTTACATATGTGCAAAAGAAGAGCAGAAGgcatatatataaaatatatatataaaggcataaatatatgtgtgtatacagtgcATTCAGAAAGTATTCAAACCCCTTcacttttttccacattttgttatgttgcagCCTTATGCTAAAATCTTATAAATTCATAATTTTCCTCCTCAATCCACaccccataatgacaaagtgaaaacaggattttagaaatgtattaaaaaggaaaaaaatgaaatatcacCTTgacataagtattcagaccctttgctatGACACTCAATTTAGTTCAGGTGCATTTCTCTTGATACTACTGAGATCTTTCTACACCTtgattggagtccacctgtggtaaattcaattgattggacatgatttggacaGGCACAGACTTTTCTATATAAAAAAGGTCTCATAGTTAACATATTAGAgcaaaaaccaaacaatgagGTCAAAGGAATTGTCTGCAGAGCTCAGAGACAGGATTGTGTTGAAGCACAGATTTGGAGGCTAcaaaaaaatgtctgctgcATTAAAAGTTCccaagagcacagtggcctccatgtaattcttaaatggaagaagtttggaacaaCCAGGACTCTTCTTAGAGCGGGCCGCCCGCAATCAGGGAGAAGGGCCTTGGTAAgagaggtgaccaagaacccgatggtcactctggctgagctccagagatccTGTATGGAGATGGGAGAAACTTCCAGAAGGACAACCATCACTGTAACACTCCACTGATCTGGGCTTAATGGCAGAGCGGCCAAAcagaagcctctcctcagtgaaAGACACATGACACACACCTAAAGGACTCTCAGACTGTCAGAAACAAGATTCActggtctgatgaaaccaaGACTGAACTGGTTAGCCTCAATGCTAAgcatcatgtctggaggaaaccaggcaccgtTCATCACCTGCACAATACCATCCcaacagtgaagcatggtgatGGCAGCTTCATGCTGTAGGGGTGTTTTccgcggcaggaactgggagactggTCAGGGTTGAGCGAAAGCTAATAGGAGCAAAGTACAGAGACATTCTTAATGAAAACCTGATCCAGAGCACTCAAGACTTCAGActgggccgaaggttcacctcccaacaggacaatgaccctaagcaaaCAGCCAAGACAATGCAGCAGTGGCTTAGCGTCAACTCTGTAAATGTCTTTGAggggcccagccagagcccggACTTCAACACAAGCAAACatttctggagagacctgaaaatggctgtccaccgatggtccccatccaacctgacagaGATTAAGAGGATCTGCAGAGAAGAACGGCAAAAAATCCCAAAATCCATGTGTGCAAAGCTTGTTGCATCATACCCAAGAAGACTCAAGGCTGTAATCGCTGCCAAAGTTGCTTCAACTAAGTACTGAGttaagggtctgaatacttatgtcaatgtgacatttcagttttttctttataataaatttgcaaaaatgtctaaaatcctgttttcacttcattatgGGACATTGAGTGTTAAACGATTTTAGCATAAGGCTgcaacataaaaactgaaaaaagttaAGGGGTCTGAATGCACTGTATGTGCTCATAAATGGGGGGGGATCTGCAGTATGTGTATTGGTCTAAACTACtaaaagaaattattaaaaatgaattatacagaaaatattcacatgaaTTCCCACTCATAttgatatatacagtagacaAGATTGCAATATGTTTGATAAGTCGTGCCATGCAGCtccagtgcgtgtgtgtgcattttaccCAGAGATCATGTTCGGCGTAGTCAAAGAGCAGCCATACTTTACGGTCTGCGTGTGACAGGAAAACCTTCTGCAGTGAGATGACATTGGGGTGCTTCAGCTCCCGCAGCAGCTGCAATATACAAACTCATTCAGAGGACTGACCACAAACTCTCATGGCAGAAATCATGAATGACAAATGGCCAATTTGCACtaattaatgcattaatgtattAACTGCTAAAAGTGAGGAATTTACTGTACTGATTAccataaataacacaaacaggGTGGACACAATATCAC from Siniperca chuatsi isolate FFG_IHB_CAS linkage group LG19, ASM2008510v1, whole genome shotgun sequence encodes the following:
- the cdk8 gene encoding cyclin-dependent kinase 8, producing MDYDFKVKLTGERERVEDLFEYEGCKVGRGTYGHVYKAKRKDGKDDKDYALKQIEGTGISMSACREIALLRELKHPNVISLQKVFLSHADRKVWLLFDYAEHDLWHIIKFHRASKANKKPLQLPRGMVKSLLYQILDGIHYLHANWVLHRDLKPANILVMGEGPERGRVKIADMGFARLFNSPLKPLADLDPVVVTFWYRAPELLLGARHYTKAIDIWAIGCIFAELLTSEPIFHCRQEDIKTSNPYHHDQLDRIFNVMGFPADKDWEDIKKMPEHSTLMKDFRRNTYTNCSLIKYMEKHKVKPDSKAFHLLQKLLTMDPIRRITSEQAMQDPYFLEEPLPTSDVFAGCQIPYPKREFLTEEEPEDKADKKNQQQQQGNNHTNGAGHTGNPDNSHAQGPPLKKVRVVPPTTTSGGLIMTSDYQRSNPHAAYQNPGPSTSLPQSSMGYSSTSQQPPQYSHQTHRY